GGTCGGGGAGCCGACCAACTCGGCGACCCGGTAGCCGTCGATCCCCTCCCCCAGATTCTCGAGCAGCCGCTCCCCACGTCCGATGAGGATCGGCGCGACCGCCAAGTGGAGTTCGTCGATCAGCCTGGCGCGCAGGTACTGCTGGATGACCGCCGCGCCGCCGCCGATCCGGACGTCCTTGCCGTCCGCGGCGTGGAACGCACGCCGCAGCACCGTCTCCACCGGCTCGTCGGTGAAGTGGAAGACGGTTCCGCCGGCCATCTCCAGCTTCGGGCGCAGATGGTGCGTGTGCACGAAAACGTCGTGGTGGTAGGGCGGGTTGTCGCCCCACCAGCCCTTCCAGGACTCGTCCTCCCACGGCCCGCGCTGCGGCCCGAACATGTTCCGCCCCATGATCGTGGCGCCGATGTTCTGGTCGCCGCGGACGAAGTAATCGACATCGATTCCGCTCTTGCCCGCGGCGGTGTCCTCCATCGCGGAGATGAACCAGCTGTGCAGCTCGTCACCCCAGCCGACGCCGTCACCGAAGGGGGCGTCGAGCCGCTGGTTCGTGCCGGCGACGAAGCCGTCGAGCGAGATCGTCACGTTGTGTACCCGGACCTTGGGCATGGTCTTCACCTCTCGTGTTGGTGGCCTTCTCTCACCCCTGCGTCGAACACAGCCTGCCGGGATCGACATCGGCGCGCACATTTTCTTGCGGCGGACCACATCGCTGCCCCGCACACAGCCTCCGGCTCCGGCCGAAGGGCGTCACCGGGTCGCTCAATTCCGTCTGGCTGCGGCCCTGTTGGGGTGCCGACCGGGCCCTCGCCATGACGCCGGGGCGCTGGTAAATCTCCACCCCCTGGATGGCGTAGGCTGTGGGTACCGACGCGGGGTGGAGCAGCTCGGTAGCTCGCTGGGCTCATAACCCAGAGGTCGCAGGTTCAAATCCTGTCCCCGCTACCAGTGACCCGGCCCCCTTCCTTTCCGGAAGGGGGCCGCAGTCGTTTCCGCCCTGCGGACCCAGGTCACCTCAGCCGGGGTGGGGTCACCGGTGGACTGTCGCGGTCAAGCGGCGTAGTGCGGCGTGGGCCGGTGGGCCCCAGGTGGGCTTGCCGCCGGGGCGGCCGTGGACGCCGGCGTCCGCGATGTGGATGCAGGCGAGGGCACGCAGCACCGCCCAGCCGCGGTCGCGGCGTCCGGGGTCGGGCGGTAGGTGTCGTAGAAGCGGTCGACGGCGCCGTCCGGCAGGAGTATCCACGGGGCGGCGAGGTCGCAGGCCGGATCGCCGGCGAAGAGGTCACCGAAGTCGATCACACCGCAGATGGTGCCGTCCGCGGTGAGCACGTTGGCCGGATGCAGGTCGCCATGGAGCCACAGGTCCGGACCCGCCCAGTCGGGGGCCGCGACGGCGTCTTCCCAGACCGCGCGGACGGCGTCCGGGTCGCGGATCAGCCCCAGCTCGGTGGCCGAGCCGAACATCCTGGCGAACCCCTCGGCGTGGTCGGCCAACGGCCCGCCCCGGTCGCGGCCGGCGGGCGCCCCGCTGGGCGCGGGTCGGTGCAGGGCCGTCAGGAAGGCGGCCAAGGTGTCTGCCGCCTCCACGGCACGTGTGGCCGGGGCACGGTCCGCGGGCTCGCCCGGCACCCAGGTGGTGACGATCCAGGGGCGCGGAAACCGCTCGGAGGGCTCGCCAAGGCGCTGCGGGACCGGGACCGGCAGCGGAAGGTGCGGGGCGAGCGCCGGCAGCCAGGTGTGCTCCTTGCGCAGCAGGTCGTCCGCGAACTGCGTTGCCCAGGGCAACCGGACGGCGAGCTCGTCACCGAGGCGCCACAGCTGGTTGTCCCACCCCCGCGCGCCGAGCTTCAGAGGGTGATCGGCCAGGTCGGGATGCTGGTCGCGCAGCAAGCCCCGGACCAGCTCCGCCGTGATCTCGATCTCGGTATGGGTCATGCGAGGAAACCGTAGCCGGGGCGGGATCCGCCGTTCGCGAGGCCACCCTCCGTCAGCGGCTCGCGAAGCGCTCGTGTCGTTCCGGTTCCGCCGTACAGTGGCGGCGGACGAGAGAAGAGATCCTCCGATGGACTCCCGCATATCGCGCATACGCTCCAAGCTGGCGAAGGTGCCGTACCAGGTACAGCGCAGCTATTCGTCGGGCGCGGAGTGTCACGGATTTCGCGTCGGCCCGCGTATCAGGGCCGCGCGGGTGGACGCCTTCGAGGGCGAACACCACATCGCATTGCCGTCGGCCTACCGAGCGTTCCTTGTCGAGCTCGGGGGCAGCGGTGCCGGCCCTTTCGGCGGCCTGCTTCCGCTGGAGGAGTGCAGGCTGTACACCATGGACCGGCAGCCTCCGGACGGCACCGCGCGGGGATTCCATCACGTGAGCCATCCGGACGCGCTGCGAGGCGACCTGTTCCTCCACATCGTCGAGATGGGCGGCACCGACCTGTGCCTCATCGGCGTGACCGGTCCCCTCACCGGCCGCGTCCTCGTCGGCAACGCGGACGGCTTCTGGCCCCCGAACGTCTCCTCGGCCTCCGACTTCCTCGCCTGGTACGAACGTTGGCTGGACCACATGCGGGAGGGCAAGGACAACGCCGCTCTGGGGCTCACCTCCCCTGCGACCGTGGCCAACACCTCCTGGGGTCCCCGTGCCAGGGCCCGGACGTCTGTGCGGTCGCAAGCCCCGGAGAGTTGAGGCGACGGGACGCGAACCCGGGCCGTCGTCAAGGCCCCGGTCACGCAAGCGCGGTGACCGGGGCCTCGGGATCAGTTGTCGCGGAAGGTGCCGGCTGCCGCTAGTTCCGGTACCGGAACACGATCCGGCCGCGCGTCAGGTCGTACGGCGGGAGCTCCACCAGCACGCGGTCCTCCAGCATGATCTTGATGTAGTTCTTGCGGATCTTCCCGCTGATGTGCGCGAGCACCTGGTGACCGTTCTCGAGCTGCACGGTGAACATGGCGCTGCGCAGGCACTCGACGACCTTGCCCTCGACTTCGATGACGTTCTTGTTCTTCGTCATCGCGCCAGCTCCAGGTTGCTGCTCATCGGCCGGGCGCCGATGCCCTCGAACAGCGCCGCGGCCGCGTGGTTGGACTCCTGGACCTCGGTCCAGGCCTCAGTGAACCCCGAACGGTGCAGCGTCCCCAGCGCGTGGGCCAGCAGTGCCCGCCCGATGCCGCGGCGCTGCTCGCCGGCCCGGACCGCGATCAGTCCGATGCGCGGCCGGATCACCGTCACCACCCGGATCAGGCCCAGGTAGCGGCCGGGCGCCGCGGCGACCGCGTATTTCGACGGGTCGACGACGGTGTCGCCTGCGGGGCGCGGGATCACCTCCGCGGGCATCGACTGCCACCCGACGGTTGCCTCGACCTCGTCACGGATCGCGCGGTCCACCGCCCTCAGCAGGTCCTCGTCCGCCTGACCGGCGGGGACGATCGTCACGCCCGGCGGCGGCAGGACTTCGCCGAGCCCTGTGGCACGCGGGTCGGTCGGTACGGCGTACTCCCACTCGCGGCGCCGGATCGTGAACCCGGCCCGCCGCCAGCCGGCCATCAGGTCGACGTCGGCTTCGTCGACGACCGTGTGCAGCGGGGAGGGCAGTTGCGTCAGCATCGCCTCGGCGAGACGGTCGAAGGTGGCGTCGTGCCAGGCGTCGATGCTGACGAACAAGCGTCCGTCGGGCCGGTGCACCGCGTGCCCGCGACCGACCACCAG
Above is a window of Streptomyces sp. NBC_00490 DNA encoding:
- the infA gene encoding translation initiation factor IF-1 codes for the protein MTKNKNVIEVEGKVVECLRSAMFTVQLENGHQVLAHISGKIRKNYIKIMLEDRVLVELPPYDLTRGRIVFRYRN
- a CDS encoding dihydrofolate reductase family protein — encoded protein: MPKVRVHNVTISLDGFVAGTNQRLDAPFGDGVGWGDELHSWFISAMEDTAAGKSGIDVDYFVRGDQNIGATIMGRNMFGPQRGPWEDESWKGWWGDNPPYHHDVFVHTHHLRPKLEMAGGTVFHFTDEPVETVLRRAFHAADGKDVRIGGGAAVIQQYLRARLIDELHLAVAPILIGRGERLLENLGEGIDGYRVAELVGSPTVTHAVLVRR
- a CDS encoding SMI1/KNR4 family protein; protein product: MDSRISRIRSKLAKVPYQVQRSYSSGAECHGFRVGPRIRAARVDAFEGEHHIALPSAYRAFLVELGGSGAGPFGGLLPLEECRLYTMDRQPPDGTARGFHHVSHPDALRGDLFLHIVEMGGTDLCLIGVTGPLTGRVLVGNADGFWPPNVSSASDFLAWYERWLDHMREGKDNAALGLTSPATVANTSWGPRARARTSVRSQAPES
- a CDS encoding GNAT family N-acetyltransferase, producing the protein MNTKPFTSGLGENAVMITRVADRQWHALDDDLVVGRGHAVHRPDGRLFVSIDAWHDATFDRLAEAMLTQLPSPLHTVVDEADVDLMAGWRRAGFTIRRREWEYAVPTDPRATGLGEVLPPPGVTIVPAGQADEDLLRAVDRAIRDEVEATVGWQSMPAEVIPRPAGDTVVDPSKYAVAAAPGRYLGLIRVVTVIRPRIGLIAVRAGEQRRGIGRALLAHALGTLHRSGFTEAWTEVQESNHAAAALFEGIGARPMSSNLELAR